The Haloplanus salinarum genome includes a region encoding these proteins:
- a CDS encoding excinuclease ABC subunit C, giving the protein MDASGVRERAADLPTDPGVYLFYADADVQYVGKAVDLRDRVRAYADPRSDRIRRMVDRADRIDVAVTDTETQALLLEANLIKRHQPRYNVRLKDDKSYPLVQLTDHRIPRIEVTRDPDEGATVFGPFTEKGSVETVVKAIREVYGLRGCSDHKYRGRDRPCLDYEMGLCSAPCTDEIDPASYAEDVRAAVRFFEGETGALADPLRRGMAAAAEAQSFERAANLRDRLDVVESFHGSGGEAVTAPADERTVDVLGAAVEGDRATVARLHSERGQLVDRSRHRLDAPEGEDRTAALLAAFIPQYYADRDLPDAVLLPERLDDDEVRAWLDAAGVALRVPGAGREAKLVDLALKNARSRTGRDDGGARLADALGLDGRVERIEGFDVSHTGGRSAVGSDVCFVDGSAEKAAYRRKKLTDRNDDYANMRELVRWRADRAVDGTDDRPDPDLLLIDGGEGQLAAARDALAEAGWDVPAVALAKADERVIAPDGVHDWDADAPHLHLLQRVRDEAHRFAVQYHGTVRDEVSTALDEVPGVGPETRRRLLRRFGSVENVRAASVADLRDVEGVGEKTVEALMRRL; this is encoded by the coding sequence ATGGACGCGAGTGGGGTTCGCGAGCGCGCCGCCGACCTCCCGACCGACCCGGGCGTCTACCTCTTCTACGCGGATGCGGACGTCCAGTACGTCGGCAAGGCGGTCGACCTCCGGGACCGCGTCCGCGCCTACGCCGACCCGCGAAGCGACCGCATCCGGCGGATGGTCGACCGCGCCGACCGGATCGACGTGGCGGTCACCGACACCGAGACCCAGGCGCTCCTGCTGGAGGCAAATCTCATCAAGCGCCACCAGCCGCGGTACAACGTCCGCCTGAAGGACGACAAATCCTACCCGCTGGTCCAACTCACCGACCACCGGATCCCCCGGATCGAGGTGACTCGGGACCCCGACGAGGGGGCGACCGTGTTCGGGCCATTCACCGAGAAGGGAAGCGTCGAGACGGTCGTGAAGGCGATCCGCGAGGTGTACGGCCTCCGTGGCTGTTCCGACCACAAGTATCGCGGCCGGGACCGTCCCTGTCTCGACTACGAGATGGGCCTGTGTAGCGCGCCCTGCACCGACGAGATCGATCCCGCCTCGTACGCCGAGGACGTCCGCGCGGCGGTCCGCTTTTTCGAGGGCGAGACGGGCGCACTGGCCGATCCGCTCCGCCGGGGGATGGCGGCTGCCGCGGAGGCACAGTCCTTCGAGCGCGCCGCCAACCTCCGGGACCGCCTCGACGTCGTCGAGTCGTTCCACGGGTCGGGTGGCGAGGCGGTGACCGCGCCGGCCGACGAGCGCACGGTCGACGTGCTGGGTGCGGCGGTGGAAGGCGACCGGGCGACGGTCGCCCGTCTCCACAGCGAGCGTGGCCAACTCGTCGACCGGTCGCGACACCGCCTCGACGCCCCCGAGGGCGAGGACCGCACCGCGGCCCTCCTCGCGGCGTTCATCCCTCAGTACTACGCCGACCGCGACCTCCCCGACGCCGTCCTCCTCCCCGAGCGCCTCGACGACGACGAGGTGCGTGCGTGGCTGGACGCGGCGGGCGTCGCCCTGCGCGTCCCCGGCGCCGGTCGCGAGGCCAAACTGGTCGACCTCGCGCTCAAGAACGCGCGCAGTCGGACCGGCCGCGACGACGGCGGCGCCCGCCTCGCCGACGCGCTCGGCCTCGACGGACGGGTCGAGCGCATCGAGGGGTTCGACGTGAGCCACACGGGCGGTCGGTCGGCCGTCGGCAGCGACGTCTGTTTCGTCGACGGGAGCGCCGAGAAGGCGGCCTACCGCCGGAAGAAGCTCACCGACCGCAACGACGACTACGCGAACATGCGCGAACTCGTCCGCTGGCGGGCCGACCGGGCCGTCGACGGGACGGACGACCGCCCCGATCCGGACCTTCTCCTGATCGACGGCGGCGAGGGGCAACTGGCGGCCGCCCGGGACGCCCTCGCCGAGGCAGGGTGGGACGTCCCCGCCGTCGCGCTGGCGAAGGCCGACGAGCGGGTGATCGCGCCCGACGGCGTCCACGACTGGGACGCCGACGCGCCACACCTCCACCTCCTCCAGCGCGTCCGCGACGAGGCCCATCGCTTTGCCGTCCAGTACCACGGCACCGTCCGCGACGAGGTGTCGACGGCCCTGGACGAGGTGCCGGGCGTCGGCCCCGAGACGCGACGGCGACTCCTCCGACGGTTCGGGAGCGTCGAGAACGTGCGGGCGGCCTCGGTCGCGGATCTACGGGACGTCGAGGGTGTCGGTGAGAAGACGGTCGAGGCGCTGATGAGACGACTGTAG
- the mdh gene encoding malate dehydrogenase, with amino-acid sequence MTKVSVIGAAGTVGAATAYNIALRDIADELVLVDIPDMEAETVGQAADVNHGVAYDSNTVVRQGDYAATEGSEVVVITAGIPRKPGQTRIDLAGDNAPIMEDIGSSIAEYNDDFVSITTSNPVDLLNRHLYETGDRDRHTVIGFGGRLDSARFRYVLSRRFDTPVRNVEATILGEHGDAQVPVFSKVRVDGRDPEFSADEREEILGNLQESAMDVIERKGATEWGPATGVAHTVEAVLRDTGEVLPGSIALDGEYGHADTAFGVPLRLGANGVEEVVEWDLADYETDLMDEAAEKLADQYGKIA; translated from the coding sequence ATGACGAAAGTGAGCGTCATCGGCGCGGCGGGCACCGTCGGGGCCGCGACGGCGTACAACATCGCGCTCCGCGACATCGCGGACGAACTCGTCCTGGTCGACATCCCGGACATGGAGGCCGAGACGGTCGGGCAGGCGGCCGACGTGAACCACGGCGTCGCCTACGACTCGAACACGGTCGTCCGGCAGGGCGACTACGCGGCGACCGAGGGGTCGGAGGTGGTCGTCATCACGGCGGGCATCCCCCGCAAGCCCGGACAGACCCGGATCGACCTCGCGGGCGACAACGCCCCCATCATGGAGGACATCGGCTCCTCCATCGCCGAGTACAACGACGACTTCGTCTCGATCACCACCTCGAACCCGGTGGACCTCCTCAACCGTCACCTCTACGAGACGGGCGACCGCGACCGGCACACGGTGATCGGGTTCGGCGGCCGCCTGGACTCGGCGCGCTTTCGCTACGTCCTCTCCCGGCGGTTCGACACGCCCGTCCGGAACGTCGAGGCGACGATCCTCGGCGAACACGGCGACGCGCAGGTGCCCGTCTTCTCGAAGGTCCGGGTCGACGGCCGCGACCCCGAGTTCTCGGCCGACGAACGTGAGGAGATCCTCGGCAACCTCCAGGAGTCGGCGATGGACGTCATCGAACGCAAGGGTGCGACCGAGTGGGGGCCCGCGACGGGCGTCGCCCACACGGTCGAGGCCGTCCTCCGGGACACCGGCGAAGTGCTCCCTGGGAGCATCGCCCTCGACGGCGAGTACGGCCACGCGGACACCGCGTTCGGCGTCCCCCTCAGACTCGGCGCGAACGGCGTCGAGGAGGTCGTCGAGTGGGACCTGGCCGACTACGAGACCGACCTGATGGACGAGGCCGCCGAGAAACTCGCCGACCAGTACGGGAAGATCGCCTGA
- a CDS encoding Sjogren's syndrome/scleroderma autoantigen 1 family protein, giving the protein MSEFDKEAERERLREKYEQDREKRASTQRMSELLLKGATMTNNHCDACGDPIFRYDGEEFCPTCQAPNADAEDASSAAAEADADPAETGADATGADADPAETGADAQAVRDETDTEAGPSAPAVARDRRPAPTGGDADPPAADRSRGAAGGRGAGTGAAPDLDDTRASLSRTLDRFARAAEETDDPRRARELLAAAREAAETLAALDGRSRF; this is encoded by the coding sequence ATGAGCGAGTTCGACAAGGAGGCGGAGCGCGAGCGACTCCGGGAGAAGTACGAGCAGGACCGGGAGAAGCGCGCGTCGACACAGCGCATGAGCGAACTCCTCCTGAAGGGGGCGACGATGACCAACAACCACTGCGACGCGTGTGGGGACCCCATCTTCCGCTACGACGGCGAGGAGTTCTGCCCGACGTGTCAGGCCCCGAACGCCGACGCCGAGGACGCCTCGTCCGCGGCAGCCGAGGCGGACGCCGACCCCGCCGAGACGGGCGCCGACGCGACCGGAGCGGACGCCGACCCCGCCGAGACGGGCGCCGACGCCCAAGCGGTCCGGGACGAGACGGACACGGAGGCCGGTCCCTCGGCACCGGCCGTCGCCCGGGACCGTCGCCCCGCTCCGACCGGCGGGGACGCCGACCCGCCGGCTGCCGACCGGTCTCGTGGTGCCGCCGGGGGCCGCGGCGCGGGGACCGGAGCCGCGCCGGACCTCGACGACACCCGGGCGTCGCTCTCGCGGACGCTCGATCGGTTCGCGCGCGCAGCGGAAGAGACGGACGACCCCCGTCGCGCCAGGGAGCTGCTGGCCGCCGCCCGCGAAGCCGCCGAGACGCTCGCGGCGCTCGACGGGCGCAGTCGGTTCTAG
- a CDS encoding DEAD/DEAH box helicase, with amino-acid sequence MAATDDDRAYVDHPLLVPEVIERREYQRRLADTASEDHTLVCLPTGLGKTTVSLLVTADRLHEVGGTALFLAPTKPLVQQHAAFYREALTVPDDAITVFTGEVRPDDRADLWTESRVVIATPQVVENDLIGGRISLADVTHLTFDECHRATGDYAYVYIAERYHADAEAPLVTGMSASPGGDEEAIMTVCENLGLHEVAVMTEDDADVAEYTHDTDVEWERVTLPDTILEIRDAINEVIVDRLETLKELGVTNTTSPDLSQRDLNRMRGQLQDLIDADQSEGYEGMSVHAEVMKLRRAVELAETQSVESLRRYFERQRNAARASGASKASQRLVAEPKVRDAMRTAEEFDDLHPKFRQTRVLLAQTLGIGGGERVIVFTESRDTAEALTDFLSESFDVQRFVGQGDKDGSDGMTQKEQGETLDAFRAGEFEVLVSTSVAEEGLDVPEVDLVLFYEPVPTAIRSIQRKGRTGRQEEGRVVVLMAEDTRDEAFFWISRRREQEMEDELAKLKGVADEMAAELDDGQTALDSFDDESSAGDEGGSAAEADGGASAQPGLAQFGSADDGSGSTDDDGVVATAEGDDEGVEIVVDQRELDSAIARDLSTREGVETRLETLSVGDYVVSDRVAVERKTVSDFLDTLTGGDRSLFEQVGDLSRHYARPVVLLEGEGLYEERNVHPDAIRGALASLSVDFGVSVLRTEGEADTADLLAVLAKREQTTSDRAVSVHGEKSAKTLDEQQEYVVGAIADIGPVTARSLLEHFGSVEAVMTAREEDLLAVDGVGEVTADRIRTVVGSDYD; translated from the coding sequence ATGGCGGCCACCGACGACGACCGAGCGTACGTCGACCACCCCCTGTTGGTCCCCGAGGTCATCGAGCGGCGGGAGTACCAGCGGCGACTCGCTGACACCGCGAGCGAGGACCACACCCTCGTCTGCCTGCCGACGGGCCTCGGCAAGACGACGGTGAGCCTGCTCGTGACCGCCGACCGCCTCCACGAGGTCGGCGGGACGGCGCTCTTTCTCGCGCCGACCAAGCCGCTGGTCCAGCAACACGCCGCGTTCTACCGCGAGGCGCTCACGGTTCCGGACGACGCGATAACCGTCTTCACCGGGGAGGTGCGACCGGACGACCGGGCCGACCTCTGGACCGAGAGCCGGGTGGTCATCGCGACGCCGCAGGTCGTCGAGAACGACCTGATCGGCGGCCGCATCTCGCTTGCCGACGTGACACACCTGACCTTCGACGAGTGTCACCGCGCGACCGGCGACTACGCCTACGTCTACATCGCGGAGCGCTACCACGCGGACGCCGAGGCGCCGCTGGTGACGGGGATGAGCGCCTCGCCCGGCGGCGACGAGGAGGCGATCATGACCGTCTGTGAGAACCTCGGCCTGCACGAGGTGGCGGTGATGACCGAGGACGACGCCGACGTGGCCGAGTACACCCACGACACGGACGTCGAGTGGGAGCGGGTAACCCTCCCTGACACGATACTGGAGATCAGGGACGCGATCAACGAGGTGATCGTCGACCGCCTGGAGACGCTGAAGGAACTCGGCGTCACGAACACGACGAGTCCGGACCTCTCACAGCGGGACCTCAACCGGATGCGCGGACAGCTGCAGGACCTCATCGACGCCGACCAGTCCGAGGGCTACGAGGGGATGTCCGTCCACGCCGAGGTGATGAAGCTTCGTCGGGCCGTGGAACTCGCGGAGACACAGTCGGTGGAGTCCCTCCGCAGATACTTCGAGCGCCAGCGCAACGCCGCCCGCGCCTCGGGTGCGTCGAAGGCGAGTCAGCGGCTAGTCGCGGAGCCGAAGGTGCGGGACGCGATGCGGACGGCCGAGGAGTTCGACGACCTCCACCCGAAGTTCCGGCAGACCCGCGTCCTGCTGGCCCAGACCCTCGGCATCGGCGGCGGCGAGCGCGTCATCGTCTTCACGGAGTCGCGGGACACCGCCGAGGCACTCACCGACTTCCTGAGCGAGAGCTTCGACGTGCAGCGGTTCGTCGGCCAGGGCGACAAGGACGGCTCCGACGGCATGACCCAGAAAGAGCAAGGCGAGACGCTCGACGCCTTCCGGGCCGGCGAGTTCGAGGTGCTGGTCTCCACCTCCGTCGCCGAGGAGGGACTGGACGTCCCCGAGGTCGACCTGGTCCTGTTTTACGAACCCGTTCCCACGGCGATCCGATCGATCCAGCGGAAGGGCCGGACCGGGCGCCAGGAGGAAGGCCGTGTCGTCGTCCTCATGGCCGAGGACACCCGCGACGAGGCGTTCTTCTGGATCTCCCGCCGCCGGGAGCAGGAGATGGAAGACGAGTTGGCGAAGCTGAAAGGCGTCGCCGACGAGATGGCGGCTGAACTCGACGACGGCCAGACCGCCCTCGACTCGTTCGACGACGAGTCGTCGGCCGGAGACGAGGGAGGGAGCGCCGCGGAGGCCGACGGCGGGGCGAGCGCACAGCCGGGGCTGGCCCAGTTCGGGAGCGCGGACGACGGCTCCGGATCGACGGACGACGACGGCGTCGTCGCGACCGCCGAGGGTGACGACGAGGGGGTCGAAATCGTCGTCGACCAGCGGGAACTCGACTCGGCCATCGCACGGGACCTCTCGACCCGCGAGGGCGTCGAGACGCGACTGGAGACGCTATCGGTCGGCGACTACGTCGTCTCGGACCGCGTGGCCGTCGAGCGCAAGACCGTGTCCGATTTCCTCGATACGCTCACCGGCGGCGACCGCTCGCTGTTCGAGCAGGTGGGCGACCTCTCCCGTCACTACGCGCGGCCGGTCGTCCTGCTGGAGGGTGAGGGACTTTACGAGGAGCGAAACGTCCACCCCGACGCCATCCGCGGCGCGCTGGCGTCGCTCTCGGTCGACTTCGGCGTGAGCGTCCTGCGGACCGAAGGGGAGGCGGACACGGCTGACCTGCTGGCAGTGCTCGCGAAACGCGAACAGACGACCAGCGACCGCGCCGTCAGCGTCCACGGCGAGAAGAGCGCGAAGACCCTCGACGAGCAACAGGAGTACGTCGTGGGTGCCATCGCGGACATCGGCCCCGTGACCGCCCGCTCGCTCCTGGAACACTTCGGGAGCGTCGAGGCGGTGATGACCGCCCGGGAGGAAGACCTGCTGGCGGTCGACGGGGTCGGCGAGGTGACCGCCGACCGCATCCGGACCGTGGTCGGCAGCGACTACGACTAG
- a CDS encoding ferredoxin, producing the protein MHVEFDRDTCIGMYQCVEEWAAFEENRDDGKADLAGSEETDPDLFVREVPEDAELDAEFAARTCPVDAIELYDDDGERMV; encoded by the coding sequence ATGCACGTCGAGTTCGACCGCGACACCTGCATCGGGATGTACCAGTGCGTCGAGGAGTGGGCGGCGTTCGAGGAGAACCGCGACGACGGGAAGGCGGACCTCGCGGGGAGCGAGGAGACGGACCCGGACCTGTTCGTTCGCGAGGTGCCCGAGGACGCCGAACTCGACGCCGAGTTCGCGGCACGGACTTGTCCGGTCGACGCCATCGAACTGTACGACGACGACGGCGAGCGGATGGTCTAG
- a CDS encoding DUF5828 family protein: MEESVSGFKRRGTWPEIVEHGERITHALREAGGGGEAFEEWDEWRPKSHERLGEDVNEKTAEQASVGEGEGEKAGKNPDEDLRTAGEKLSESYERVEEGDNEGAVEQWQDSINYVARAADSAGRKALRAVEDTVYRKVMTQLAPYYFDNELVSANIQKTARGGDEDQFVFEVNINDDDLKAAVSDRLASYEDSVDRWHVDTEKQTEIAEVVEGVEPPENGGESKSTTN; encoded by the coding sequence ATGGAAGAGAGCGTGTCCGGATTCAAGCGCCGGGGGACGTGGCCGGAGATCGTCGAACACGGCGAACGCATCACGCACGCCCTCCGCGAGGCCGGCGGCGGCGGCGAGGCGTTCGAGGAGTGGGACGAGTGGCGACCCAAGTCCCACGAGCGCCTCGGCGAGGACGTCAACGAGAAGACGGCCGAGCAGGCGAGCGTCGGCGAGGGGGAAGGCGAGAAGGCGGGCAAGAACCCCGACGAGGACCTCCGCACGGCCGGCGAGAAGCTCTCCGAGTCCTACGAGCGCGTCGAGGAGGGCGACAACGAGGGCGCGGTCGAACAGTGGCAGGACTCGATCAACTACGTCGCCCGGGCCGCCGACTCGGCGGGGCGGAAGGCACTCCGGGCGGTCGAGGACACCGTCTACCGGAAGGTGATGACACAGCTCGCCCCCTACTACTTCGACAACGAACTCGTGAGCGCCAACATCCAGAAGACGGCGCGTGGCGGCGACGAGGATCAGTTCGTCTTCGAGGTGAACATCAACGACGACGACCTCAAGGCGGCGGTGAGCGACCGGCTGGCGAGCTACGAGGACAGCGTCGACCGCTGGCACGTCGACACCGAGAAGCAGACGGAGATCGCGGAGGTCGTCGAGGGCGTCGAACCGCCGGAGAACGGCGGCGAGTCGAAGTCGACGACGAACTGA
- a CDS encoding cupin domain-containing protein, whose amino-acid sequence MGYHVVDTDEVEPDPDRPCTRRSLSDPAGLSEMAINRYTAEPGEELPLAYHYHDDQEEAFYVLSGTLHVDTPEGTLEAGPDTLLTVDPGSPQFAYNPEDATETVDVVAIGAPAVDGDVHAYEP is encoded by the coding sequence ATGGGTTACCACGTCGTCGACACGGACGAGGTCGAACCGGACCCCGACCGCCCCTGTACGCGCCGGTCGCTGTCCGACCCCGCCGGCCTCTCGGAGATGGCGATCAACCGCTACACGGCCGAACCGGGCGAGGAACTGCCGCTCGCCTACCACTACCACGACGACCAGGAGGAGGCCTTCTACGTCCTCTCGGGGACGCTCCACGTCGACACGCCCGAAGGAACCCTGGAGGCGGGGCCGGATACGCTGCTCACGGTCGACCCCGGCAGCCCGCAGTTCGCGTACAACCCCGAGGACGCGACCGAGACCGTCGACGTCGTCGCTATCGGCGCGCCGGCGGTCGACGGCGACGTCCACGCCTACGAGCCCTAA
- a CDS encoding DUF6517 family protein yields MRRRSLLAGLAGLAGCGLVPEESEPIEASASAPATLPDDAAAAAGYARAVAETVTVETTVDTDLAGDVELSASRDVVATLFRRVYRADAGRRFGLVTAPTVRIVENSETRYDPVPALDPSRVVELATDRSVATVADWTESGRGTLLGTETSRETATADDDELALVRARARAGDDAVTAMALAPTADGTVAPLADVAYDG; encoded by the coding sequence ATGCGCCGCCGATCCCTCCTCGCCGGTCTCGCGGGGCTCGCGGGCTGTGGCCTCGTCCCCGAGGAGAGCGAGCCGATCGAGGCGAGCGCGTCGGCGCCGGCGACCCTCCCCGACGACGCCGCGGCCGCGGCGGGGTACGCGCGGGCCGTCGCCGAGACGGTCACCGTCGAGACGACGGTCGATACGGACCTCGCCGGCGACGTGGAGCTGAGCGCCAGCCGGGACGTCGTCGCGACGCTGTTCCGCCGGGTCTACCGCGCCGACGCGGGGCGACGGTTCGGCCTGGTGACCGCGCCAACGGTCCGCATCGTCGAGAACAGCGAGACGCGGTACGATCCGGTTCCGGCGCTCGATCCGTCCCGCGTCGTCGAGTTGGCGACCGATCGGTCGGTCGCGACCGTCGCCGACTGGACCGAGTCGGGGAGGGGCACGCTCCTCGGGACCGAGACGTCACGGGAGACGGCGACGGCCGACGACGACGAACTCGCGCTGGTTCGGGCGCGCGCTCGCGCCGGCGACGACGCCGTCACCGCGATGGCGCTCGCCCCGACGGCCGACGGGACGGTCGCGCCGCTCGCCGACGTCGCGTACGACGGATAA
- a CDS encoding carbon starvation CstA family protein produces MTQVIWIVLAVLVTFTLGYVGYSRYLAQFVGLEEDAETPAHKYEDGQEYVPSKKPVLLGHHYSSIAGGAPIVGPITAGAVWGWLPALLWIAIGNPLMGAVHDFVSLSGSLRHEGKSIGYIIGQYVGRKGKNMLLWFAFLTIILVVAVFALVVAIVFNAFPQVATASFVYVVLALVFGVYLYQLDGPFIPGTVLFVAGVFGGVWVGLQYPFALFPLAEGSHPAGTFVLLSGAGSWVPAAGSLGANTAAWIPVVLVYAGIASALPVWVLLQPRDYLSSFLLYTGVGGALLAVIVGTIFGTSSQPLTIDSSIGMYNGFWGVEGVFLPLFPLLFITIACGTISGFHSLVSSGTTAKQLDKETDARLIGYGGMLGEGLLAAVALSTLAVAGFAGDAAAGGIGGALPNFASGGGIILTSFGLPETPASVFMALVLVSFLLTSTDTAVRLGRYMMEEIVGMPAGQTATGLESVSLGNLARGRYTNPVIQTLAAYALVASGEWVVLWGLFGGANQLLAALALLTATVWLANWDDSKQLISTGVPMAIMTVITVLGLLWLAIYENIYTNILQGGAESTSALISSAVQAALAFVLIYLALSLVRIGYANIRSVRGEGGAAGAPSDD; encoded by the coding sequence ATGACACAAGTAATCTGGATCGTACTCGCGGTGCTGGTGACGTTCACGCTCGGCTACGTCGGGTACTCGCGCTACCTCGCGCAGTTCGTGGGGCTCGAGGAGGACGCCGAGACGCCAGCACACAAGTACGAAGACGGACAGGAGTACGTACCGTCGAAGAAACCGGTGTTGTTGGGGCATCACTACTCGAGCATCGCCGGCGGTGCGCCGATCGTCGGTCCGATCACCGCGGGGGCCGTGTGGGGATGGCTGCCGGCGCTTTTGTGGATCGCCATCGGCAACCCCCTGATGGGTGCGGTCCACGACTTCGTCTCGCTGTCCGGCTCGCTCCGGCACGAGGGGAAGTCGATCGGCTACATCATCGGCCAGTACGTCGGCCGGAAGGGCAAGAACATGCTGCTGTGGTTCGCGTTCCTCACCATCATCCTGGTGGTGGCGGTGTTCGCCCTCGTGGTGGCCATCGTCTTCAACGCGTTCCCACAGGTGGCGACGGCGAGTTTCGTCTACGTGGTGCTCGCGCTCGTGTTCGGCGTCTACCTCTACCAGCTCGACGGCCCGTTCATCCCGGGGACGGTCCTGTTCGTCGCCGGCGTCTTCGGCGGCGTCTGGGTCGGGCTCCAGTACCCGTTCGCGCTGTTCCCGCTGGCGGAGGGCTCGCACCCCGCGGGCACGTTCGTGCTGCTCTCGGGGGCGGGGAGCTGGGTGCCCGCCGCGGGATCGCTCGGCGCCAACACCGCGGCGTGGATTCCGGTCGTACTGGTGTACGCCGGCATCGCCAGCGCGCTCCCGGTGTGGGTGTTGCTCCAGCCGCGTGACTACCTCTCGTCGTTCCTGCTGTACACGGGCGTCGGGGGCGCGCTGCTCGCCGTGATCGTCGGGACCATCTTCGGCACGAGCAGCCAGCCACTCACCATCGACTCCTCGATCGGCATGTACAACGGGTTCTGGGGGGTCGAGGGCGTCTTCCTCCCGCTGTTCCCGCTCCTCTTTATCACCATCGCCTGCGGGACGATCAGCGGCTTCCACTCGCTGGTCTCCTCGGGGACGACCGCGAAGCAACTCGACAAGGAGACCGACGCCCGCCTCATCGGCTACGGCGGGATGCTCGGCGAGGGCTTGCTCGCGGCCGTCGCGCTGTCGACGCTCGCGGTCGCGGGCTTCGCGGGCGACGCCGCCGCCGGCGGCATCGGGGGCGCGCTCCCCAACTTCGCCTCCGGCGGGGGGATCATCCTCACCAGCTTCGGCCTGCCCGAGACGCCCGCCAGCGTCTTCATGGCGCTCGTGCTGGTGAGCTTCCTCCTGACCTCGACGGACACCGCCGTCCGCCTCGGTCGGTACATGATGGAGGAGATCGTCGGAATGCCCGCGGGCCAGACCGCCACCGGGCTGGAGAGCGTCAGCCTCGGTAACCTCGCCCGCGGTCGCTACACCAACCCCGTCATCCAGACGCTGGCCGCCTACGCGCTCGTCGCGTCCGGCGAGTGGGTCGTGCTGTGGGGGCTGTTCGGCGGCGCCAACCAGCTGCTCGCCGCGCTCGCGCTCCTGACCGCGACCGTGTGGCTCGCCAACTGGGACGACTCCAAGCAGCTCATCTCCACCGGCGTCCCGATGGCCATCATGACGGTCATCACGGTCCTGGGGCTGCTGTGGCTGGCTATCTACGAGAACATCTACACGAACATCCTCCAGGGTGGGGCCGAGAGCACGTCGGCGCTGATCTCCAGTGCCGTCCAGGCCGCGCTGGCGTTCGTGCTCATCTACCTCGCGCTGTCGCTCGTCCGCATCGGCTACGCGAACATCCGGAGCGTCCGGGGCGAGGGCGGGGCGGCCGGCGCCCCGAGCGACGACTGA
- a CDS encoding ArsA family ATPase: MEPFVFFGGKGGVGKTTVSCGYARRCATAGVETLIVSTDPAHSVSDVFDQSFDDTPQSVDGIEGLSAMEIDPETEVANHLDGIRQQLSEQVSASMVNEINRQLEMAHQTPGAYEAALFDRFVEVMRGSEDYDRVVFDTAPTGSTLRLLGLPEFLRDWIDRLTHKRRQSIDLFEKAAIGNNEPRRVMAGDPVLERLEERRDFFEFAGGALRNDAAFFLVLNPDQLSVNETGRSIEGMAERDLSVRGLVANRLTPAPDDDEDGRGARYLRDRIETERERLEQVRERFDPPLVAEIESRPREIRGDLLAAVADELDIDPSAEAPTFVGRGG, from the coding sequence ATGGAGCCGTTCGTCTTCTTCGGCGGCAAAGGCGGCGTCGGCAAGACGACCGTCTCCTGTGGGTACGCCCGGCGGTGTGCGACGGCGGGCGTGGAGACGCTGATCGTCTCGACCGATCCCGCCCACTCGGTGTCGGACGTGTTCGACCAGTCGTTCGACGACACCCCGCAGTCGGTCGACGGGATCGAGGGACTGTCGGCGATGGAGATCGATCCGGAGACGGAGGTGGCGAACCACCTCGACGGCATCCGCCAACAGCTCTCCGAACAGGTGTCGGCGTCGATGGTCAACGAGATCAACCGACAGCTGGAGATGGCCCACCAGACGCCCGGCGCGTACGAAGCGGCGCTGTTCGACCGGTTCGTCGAGGTGATGCGCGGGAGCGAGGACTACGATCGGGTGGTGTTCGACACGGCACCCACGGGATCGACGCTCCGACTGCTCGGCCTGCCGGAGTTCCTGCGCGACTGGATCGATCGCCTGACCCACAAGCGCCGACAGAGCATCGACCTCTTCGAGAAGGCGGCGATCGGCAACAACGAGCCCCGGCGGGTGATGGCGGGCGATCCGGTCCTCGAACGGCTGGAGGAGCGCCGCGACTTCTTCGAGTTCGCGGGCGGCGCCCTCCGGAACGACGCCGCCTTCTTCCTCGTGCTCAACCCGGATCAGCTGTCGGTCAACGAGACCGGGCGATCGATCGAGGGGATGGCCGAGCGGGACCTGTCGGTCCGGGGACTGGTCGCGAACCGACTGACGCCGGCCCCGGACGACGACGAGGACGGGCGCGGCGCCCGCTACCTCCGGGACCGGATCGAGACGGAGCGCGAGCGCCTCGAACAGGTCCGCGAGCGGTTCGACCCGCCGCTGGTCGCGGAAATCGAATCCCGACCGCGGGAGATCCGGGGCGACCTGCTGGCCGCGGTGGCCGACGAACTCGACATCGACCCGAGCGCCGAGGCGCCGACGTTCGTCGGTCGTGGCGGCTGA